A single genomic interval of bacterium harbors:
- the truD gene encoding tRNA pseudouridine(13) synthase TruD, translating into MSSSETPPRGRYLTAEIPGTGGRYRDAPEDFEVEETWPGSPGGSGEHVYLWIEKRGIPTLDAIRRLARALGAQERDAGHAGLKDARAVARQMLSFRLARDPGEKFSAAEGALGSGLRVLSWSRGPSKIRRGAHAGNRFRIRLRGAVPGAAERAGAVLEVLEKRGLPNAFGEQRFGARGHSAEAGRALVRGEMVRFVSVLLEGGFSGGPEREAEYESRLARGDHGGARALLPESRQMERLLLS; encoded by the coding sequence ATGTCCTCGAGCGAGACCCCACCCCGCGGCCGGTACCTGACGGCGGAGATTCCGGGAACGGGCGGCCGCTACCGGGATGCGCCCGAGGATTTCGAGGTCGAGGAAACCTGGCCCGGCTCCCCCGGCGGGAGCGGGGAGCACGTTTATCTTTGGATCGAAAAACGCGGAATCCCCACCCTCGACGCCATCCGGCGGCTCGCTCGCGCGCTGGGTGCCCAGGAGCGGGACGCGGGCCATGCGGGGCTGAAGGACGCCCGGGCGGTGGCGAGACAGATGCTTTCCTTCCGCCTTGCGCGCGATCCAGGGGAAAAGTTCTCCGCCGCCGAAGGGGCCCTGGGGAGCGGGCTTCGCGTTCTCTCGTGGAGCCGCGGCCCCTCGAAGATCCGCCGCGGGGCGCACGCCGGCAACCGTTTCCGCATCCGGCTTCGGGGGGCGGTGCCCGGCGCAGCGGAGCGGGCGGGCGCCGTGCTGGAGGTGCTGGAGAAAAGGGGCCTGCCAAATGCCTTCGGCGAACAGCGCTTCGGTGCGCGCGGCCATTCGGCCGAGGCGGGCCGCGCTCTCGTGCGCGGGGAAATGGTCCGGTTCGTGTCGGTTTTGCTCGAGGGCGGCTTCTCGGGCGGGCCGGAGCGGGAGGCGGAATACGAGAGCAGACTCGCACGGGGAGATCATGGAGGGGCCCGCGCCCTTTTGCCCGAATCCCGGCAGATGGAGCGGCTTCTCCTCTCCC